The following proteins come from a genomic window of Limnohabitans sp. 103DPR2:
- the phaR gene encoding polyhydroxyalkanoate synthesis repressor PhaR produces MARQSAKSAADTTRGNSETEKTAKAAKSAKTAQAGNAADSSEGKPQRVIKKYPNRRLYDTTTSSYITLTEIKHLVMDGQTFAVRDAKTGDDLTRSILLQIILEEESAGAPMFTEAVLANIIRFYGHAMQGYMGSYLESNLQSLMQMQSKMGHQSTNIVSQMQEQMQKQTAQFFSALGLKP; encoded by the coding sequence ATGGCCCGTCAATCAGCCAAATCTGCCGCCGACACCACCCGTGGCAATTCCGAAACCGAAAAGACCGCCAAGGCTGCCAAGTCGGCCAAGACAGCCCAAGCTGGCAATGCCGCCGATTCTTCTGAAGGCAAGCCACAACGGGTCATCAAAAAATACCCCAATCGCCGGCTTTATGACACCACAACCTCCAGCTACATCACTCTGACAGAAATCAAGCACTTAGTGATGGACGGGCAAACTTTCGCGGTCAGAGATGCCAAAACGGGGGATGACCTGACCCGCAGCATCCTGTTGCAGATCATTTTGGAAGAGGAGTCAGCCGGTGCGCCCATGTTCACAGAGGCTGTGCTGGCCAACATCATTCGCTTTTATGGCCACGCCATGCAAGGCTACATGGGGTCTTATTTAGAGAGCAATTTGCAGTCTTTGATGCAAATGCAATCAAAAATGGGCCATCAGTCGACCAACATCGTGAGCCAAATGCAAGAACAGATGCAAAAGCAAACCGCTCAATTCTTCTCTGCTTTGGGTCTGAAGCCCTGA